The DNA region CGATCTTTGGAGCTGCTCAAACCGTGCTAGTTGCTGTAGGAATGGGGTGTGTCCTATACTCGTTGTATGGATGATGTTTGGTAGACACTGTTTAGATACTCTCCTAAGCTATCGTTTGTCCGTCGAGCAACTGATGCGCTATCAATCGATTGTGGTAATGAGTTGATAGCGCAAGACACCCATTCGGCTTTCTCTCTGACCTTGGCCAGAATAAGGGCTCGATTGGTTATCTCTTAAGTATTGACATAGTATCCTGCGGAGGGTTTCGTAGTTCGATATATATTGAACCGAGTATTGTCCATCTGTATTTAAATGTTGTCGCCTTTGGCGCTGGCCAAATGAATTCCTAACTATGTCTATTGAGATAAATAACGTGTATGAGCGAAAACACCAGTGACTACGCGAATGACGCTCTTGTCACAGCAGAATGGTTAGATGACAACCTTGCCAAGTTCAGTCGTGAGGATCCTGAATATCGTCTGATTGAAGCAGATATTGACTATGATGAGTCATATGGCAATGAACACATTCCAAACGCAATTGGCTTTCGCTGGGGAACCCATCTTCAGGATTCAACTCAGCGTGATATTCTCAAACAAGATCAGTTTGCTGAGATCATGGGAAATGCGGGAATTACAGAAGACTCGACAGTCGTGTTATACGGCGATGAGTCGAACCAGTGGGCTGCGTACACTTATTGGCAATTCAAATATTATGGACACAGTGAAGTCTATCTGCTCGACGGCGGTCGAGCTTTCTGGGAAGCCAATGATTACCCACTGACGACCGAAGAACCAGAACTTCAAGCACGGGACTACACTGCCAGTGGGCCATTCGATAATATTCGCATTTACCGTGAGGGTGTTGATGATGCGCTTGAAATCGGGGTTCCTCTTGTCGATGTGCGTAGTGCTGAGGAATATCGCGGTGAAAAAATTGCTCCAGAAGGAAGTCCTGAGACGGCACAACGTGCTGGGCATATCCCTGGTGCAAACAACATCAATTGGAGTGAAAATCTTCGAGATGACGGACGGTTCAAAAGTAAAGAGGAGTTAGAAAAGATGTACGAGGACTACAACATTACCGGAGATAGCGGTATTATCACCTATTGTCGTATCGGTGAACGCTCGTCGATCACTTGGTTCTCGCTTCACGAACTACTAGGGTATGAGGATGTCCGAAACTACGATGGGTCATGGACCGAGTGGGGTAACCTCATTCGTTCGCCTGTTGAAGTTGAAACCGACAATTCTGCGACCCGAGCGAATGAAGGATAGATCTACTCTATTGGACTACACAAGTCGGTTTCGAGCAGCATTAAGCTCTTGACAGTTACGATACCCAAGGACGTCAGCCGCGACGACGCAGGGCGGACATTCGAGATCGAGGTGTCCACGGATGAGATGATCCTCGCGGCCGCGCGCTGCGAGGGTGTCTGGCTACCGGCCGACTGTCAGCAGGGGTGGTGTACGACCTGCGCAGGTCGTGTCGTCGACGGGGAAGTCGCCCATCCACACGCCGCCGCTACCACGACGAAGACCGTGAGGCTGGCTTCGCACTACTCTGCACGGCGAGACCCCGGTCGGACGTCACCGTCTCGTTCGATGGCTGATCGAATGATAGACATTACAGATCGTCACGACGTGTCCTGTCCGTCTGAACTACTCAATGCTATCCACTGTTGAATGAGCTGATTCACGTTATAGAAGACGATACCGACTGACGCGAGCGTTGTGATGAAGTAGACGATGAGACCTGGTGGTCCTCCGATTGACGTCCCTATGATGCCTCCAACGAGTCCGACAAGTGTGAGTTCGACCCACGTTACGACAATCCGTGATGCAAGCTGTGGTTTCGTTTTGGAGTGAGATTGGGAATTCATTCGTGGTTCATCAAGTTCGACGGTTTTGCTGGTGAGCCCCAAGGATGATTTGACTTGCCTGTGGGGTTCTTCTGTAGATCATCTGTACGTTTCCTCGCTTTCGATTGGACCGCTGAACGCGGAATAGAGCACGACAAAATACCCGAATACTAGGGGGAGTAGCACACTCGCCATGATCGTCATGAGGTTGAGCGGCAGCGTCGAGATGATGGCGTCGCGAATCGTTAGCTCAGCCGCTCGATCGACGACCGGGAACATGAGTCCTGCAAGCAGTGTGACGAGTGCAAAGACGAGCCCGGCCGCGATTACGAAGGTCAGATGATATCGCTGCGTACGGAACGCGAGGATGTACCCCGCGACGAGACCTCCGGTCAGGAGGACGAGACCGACGATGGCAGGTGATTGGAACGAGGGGCGTAGGCTTGGGGTAGTACTATACACGAGTCCTAGCGTGAGGCCAGTTAGTACGAGATAGCCAATGGCTGCCCGTACGCCATACGTTCGTGCGTCATCTCGGAGCGCCCCCCGCGTTTTCAATCCGAGGAACGCCGCGCCATCGACGACGGTTAGTGCTACAACTGCAAGGCCAGCGAGCACGCCCTGTAGACTGATGAGTGCGGATGCACCAAGGAGCCAGTTCATCACGAACATTCCGAGCAGGAACGGCGTCGTCGTACTGCCGATGATGAACGCGTATCCCCAAAACCGTCGCCACTGGGTGTCTTCACGTTCTTCGTACATCTCCGGTGCAAGCCCCCGAAATCCGAGTGCGGCGAGGATCGCGAACATCAGCAGATAGTACCGGCTAAAGAGGTTTGCATATACTGCGGGGAAGGCGGCGAACAGGGTCCCCCCAAAGACGACGAGCCAGACCTCATTACCGTCCCAGAAGGGACCGACAGCTGCGAGTAGTTGCTCTTGTTCGTGCTCGTCGTCACGGGTAGCGAAGAGAATGCCGACACCGAAGTCGAAGCCATCGAGAAAGAGGAACATCGCGAAAATGAAAAACAAGAGCGCGAACCAGAGTTCTGGGAGTGGAAGTCCAAACAGCGGCTCGCTTGCGAGCGATCCAATCTCAGTCACTCGTGGTCACCTCTGATTCCGTCGCTGTCGAATCCGCGCTGCTCTGCAGGTCCTCATCTGCTGGTGGCCCTGCCCGAATGAGGCGACTGACGACGTAGGTGTACAGCCCCAGTAGCAGTGCGTAGCCGGTGACGAATCCGAGCAGTGTGAACGTTGCTTCTGCACCCGTTAATCCAGGTGAGACGCCGGCTTCGGTCTTCATAACGCCCTGAATGACCCATGGTTGGCGGCCGACTTCGGTGACAATCCAGCCGACCTCGACGGCGACGAAGCCAAGCAGTGACGACCCCATCAACGCCTTATGGAGGAGGTCGTCCTCGAAGAGTTCCCCGCGCCACCAGCGATACGCACCCCAGAATGCTAACAAGATGAACCAGAAGCCGAGCGCGACCATAATGCGGAACGCCCAGAAGACGATTGCGACTGGTGGTGCCTGTGTGTCGAAGGACTCGAGCCCGCGTATCGTTGCCTGTGGATCACCACCGCTTGCAAGCCACGATGCGCCACCTGGTATCCCGATGCCGAAGAGGTCCTTGGTCCGGGGATCCAATAGGTCGTTGACGTCTGTCGGGAACGCAACGATGTACTCTGGGACATACGATTCAGTCTCCCAGACTGCCTCCATCGCGGCGAACTTCTGTGGCTGGGTTTCGTAGACGTGACGGGCGTATGCGTCACCGTGGAGTACCTGGAGTGGGGCTGTGATGAGTAACGCGACGAGCGCAATCTTGAGCGTTTTTTCCCAGAACCCGATGTGTTCGATCGGATAGCCCCAGACGTGGTGGCGGAACACGTAGTAGGCGGCGACGCCAGCCATGAAGAGCGCGACTGACTCGACGGCTGAATTCTGCATGTGGACGAACATATACGGGAATCGTGGGTTGAGATACGCTGCTAATGGATCGGTGAGTTTCACGACACGGTGGCCGTTCTCGACGACGACCTCGAATCCACGGGGTGTTTGCATCCAAGAGTTCGCGATGAGGATCCAGACAGCCGACAGCCACGTCCCAAGGCCGACAGCGATACTCGAGAGGAAGTAGAGTCGGTCGGACACTCGTTCGCGGCCAAAGACGAAGATGCCGAGGAATGTCGCCTCGAGCATGAATGCCATCATCCCTTCAAGAGCGAGTGGGCCGCCGAATAGTTCGCCAGCGGTCGTTGAGAAGGCGGCAAAGTTCGTCCCGAACTCGAACTCCAAGACGAGACCGGTGACGGTTCCGACGACGAAACTCACTGCGAAGATACGGGTCCAGAACCGACGAAGTTGCTCGTAGATTGGTTGTTCTGATCGAACTTCTTTCCACGTGAAGTAGATGAGGAAGGGTGCAAGTCCCATGCTCATCACGGGGAAGATGATGTGGACGATAGTGGTAATCGCAAACTGGAGTCGACTTGCGATGACGGGATCAACCACTAAAATCACCACCTCGTGTATCCCGCTGGAGACGGCATATTGCGTATCTGAGAGACGTATCTACCTTGGATCGACGGCTCAACCCTGTTCGTTGATTGTTCTTCGGAGAGAGGATGAAGGGGAACGCGTTGGGTTGGCATCAATAGTATTTCGCGATGGACGCAAATCAACGGGCGTCGGATTCCCATCGAATGGGAATCCGCCATCTATTCATCCCTGATCACTTCGATAGCTTTGCTAGAGAGACTCAGTCGACGGCCAAGATCAGCATCTCACAGACCCACATGACGAACACAGTACTCAACACCGAAATCGATCGCAGTAGTACCGGTGAGCAGACTGCCGAATCGCAGTCGCTTACTACCTGTCCGGAATGTCAGGGACGAATCGTTCGCGATGACGAGCACGGTGAGACACGCTGCGAAGACTGTGGGCTGATTTGCGAAGACAGGGCACTCGATCACGGTCCCGAGTGGCGTTCTTTCGATACTGAGGAGCAGGACGAAAAGAGTCGCGTCGGCGCTCCAACGACGCAGTTGATGCATGATAAGGGTCTCAGCACGACGATCGGCTGGCAGAATACCGATGCCTCTGGACGGGCCGTTCCAACGGAGAAACGTGCTCGCTTAGAGCGGCTCAGAACATGGGACGAACGGTTCCGGACGAAAGATGCCCAGGAGCGAAACCTCAAGCAAGCACTTGGTGAGATCCAGCGGATGGGTTCCGCGCTGGGGCTCCCCGAGCCGGTTCGCGAAACGGCCGGAGTCCTGTACCGCCGCGCCGTCGAATCGGATTTACTCCCCGGTCGGTCTATCGAAGGGATGGCGACCGCCTCACTGTATGCCGCTGCACGGCAACAGCATTTCCCACGGCCGCTGACCACGTTTGCAGACGTCAGTCGCGTCGAGAAAATCCGCATCCAACGAGCGTACCGTTATCTCTCTCGCGAGCTTGGCCTACAAATTGAGCCCGAGGATCCGTCGACGTACATTCCCCAATTCGCGTCAACCCTAGAAATCAGTGATGAAGCTGAACGAACGGCACGAGAGCTACTTGACGTAGCAAAGAATACCGGCACTCACAGCGGAAAGAGCCCTGCGGGATTAGCCGCAGCCGCCCTCTATGCAGCGACTCACTTGACTAACGAACAGCTCACCCAGGCAACAGTGAGTAACGCCGCGGATGTGAGTATGGTCACGATTCGGAATCGCTACCAAGAACTCCTCGAAGTCTACGCGGAGCAACTGTAAGTCTGGACGGGGCCTGAAGCAACCAACTCATGATACAGCGTACTATCTACCGATGTACGAACCGAACCGAGATATGAGTACGTTCGAGCACAAGACGGATGCAGAAATTCTAGAGACACTCCTTGAGCACGCTCCAGTCCACGTCACGGATCTCGCTATGGCAACAGACACGCATGCGATAACAGTCGATCAAACTTGTTCGCGGCTATACCAGCAAGGATTAATCTATCCTCTCGGTCGAGGGTGCTACAAAGTGACAGACGCCGGAAGACGGCTGGTGGAGACTGAATGCGATTTGTGAGTATAAGGATGTCCATCTCTCATGTCGATTCCTATACCTAGTAGCGTCTCCTTGAAACATGTCTCAGACGGTTTCGTTACCTGTGTGGCCACTTCGACCGTCTTTCGTGAGAGTTCACCTGCACACCAATCGAATGTCATATTCCGGAGCATCTCTTAACTCAGATAATGGTGCGCGATTCAGCGTCGTCCGAGGACTCCCCATCCTTGCAGAACGTCCTGGACGCGCTGGACGACCCCGACTGCCGAGCCATTCTCAGAGTTACAACTGAACCCATGACCGCAAACGAACTTACGGACACCTGTGACATCCCCACATCGACGTTGTACCGGAAACTGGAGCTTCTCAGTAACGCCTCGCTCGTTCGCGAGCAAGACACGATCAATCCCGGAGGTGGCCGCACGACTCGATATAAGCGAGATTTCGACGACGTAACGATCTCGATGACTGAGGAAGACGATTTTTCGGTGACGGTCGAACGACCGCCCCGGAAGGCCGACGAACGGCTCGCTGATATCTGGTCGACAATGGGTGACGAACTATGACTTGGATGGGGACGGCGATCGTCGTCGTAAAGACGGTGATTCTGCTCTTGGGGAGTGGAATCACCTACATTGCATTCAAAGCGTATCGTCGGACTGGAGCCCCATCGATGCGGGCTCTTGGCATCGGGTTTGGGACTATCACCCTCGGAGCACTTCTCGCTGGAATTGCTAATCAACTGCTCTCTGTTTCGCTTGAAGCCGGCGTTTTGATCAACAGCGTCCTCGTTGCAATCGGGTTTGCGATAATCATGTATTCACTCTATCTCGAACGTGGGTGATCTCTGCGTTCGCCTCCGAAGGTTCGAAGTCGAAGTCGGTTTGTATAGCAATCCCAATACTCCCACGTATTGATGACCGACAGCTCAGACAATGCTGACGAAGAGGCTCGCTCCTTCCGAGAGATTGGTAAAGGACTGTTAGACGAAGAGATGGGGCCGAGTTCTTCGATGGCACACCTGTATCGGGGGGAAATTCATCGGATGAAATTCTGGCGTGAACGCCTCGACCGAACGACGAACTGGGCCGTCATCATGATGGCGGCGATCCTCACGTGGGCCTTTTCGAGCCGAACGAATCCCCATTACGTGATTCTCGTCGGCTGGGCTGCACTGACGGTCTTTCTCGTCGTCGAAGCGCGCCGTTATCGGGGGTACGACATCTGGCGCTCCCGCGTCCGAACGCTCCAGCGAAACGTGTTTGCACTGGGACTAGATCCGTCTCGCGAACTTGCTGACCCTGATTGGCGGTACAAGTTGGCCGACGACTACGACCAGCCGACACTCAAAATCACGATGGAGGAAGCGATTACACACCGGCTGCGGCGGATCTATCTCCCGCTGTTCGCAGTCCTACTTGCTGCGTGGGTCATTCGTGTCACAGCGTTCGTCGAGCAACCGTGGCCATCGAGTGCTGCAATCGGTCAGATTCCTGGCGAATTCGTGACGGTCATCGTCTCTCTGTATGCACTCATACTCGGAGTTATTGCCTGTCGCCCCCGAACATGGTACGCGGAAGAAGAACTGCGGACGAGTGATTTTCGAAGGGATCAGTGAACTACTAAATTGAGTTGCCCCACTGGATCGGTATTGATTCGAAATCAGCCGCAATAGTGACCTACTCGATCAGGACCAATAGGTCCGTTGTAGCTTAGATGAGGAGTTGAATGTCCGATTCCGCCATGTCCTGGATTGCGGTCGCAGCGCCGACACCGGTCGTCACGCCGTCGTAAAAGTCGGCCTCGTCATAGTCCATCAGGTCAATGGTCATCTGACACGCTTGGAACTCGACGCCCATCTCCAGTGATGTCTCGATGAGTTCCTCGATGGTCGCGGTATCGTTGTCCTTAATTTGCTTTTCCATCATCTTTGTCGTCACGCGGTCCATACCGGGGAGTGCACCAACGACGTTCGGAACGGGCATGTTGGGGTTGCCCACCGAACTGAGCTTGAGCTTTTTCGACCGCTCCTCGTGGAGAATATCCAGACCCCAGAACGTGTGGAATACAGTTACTTCGTAGCCGAAGGCAGCCGCCGTGCTCGCGAGGATGAGCGGCGGGTACGCCATGTCGAGCGTCCCTTTCGTCGCGATGATCGACATTTTCTGTTGGTCATCACCCGTCGTATTCTCGACAGTAGCGAGTCGAGTTTCGAGCTGTTCGATGCGTGCTTGGAGCTCCTCTCGACTGAGTGTGTCTGTCGTCTCTCCCGTTTCAGTCGACGTCTGGGTTCCGTCGTTTGTTTCGGTGCTCATTCGTTACTCGGTCTTGCGAACGTAGTGTTTGTACACGTCATCGCCTTCTTCTTGGTCGAGGAGCTCGACCCCATCGGTCGTCTCGGCCCATCCAGCGAGGTCGCTCATACTCCCCGGGTCGGTTGCGAGGACTTCGAGAACGTCATCGGTAGCGAGCTGGTCGACAGCCTGTTTGGTCTTGACGACGGGCATGGGGCAATTCTGTCCTTTGACATCGAGGCTCTCTGCGATTTCGTCTTCCATCATAGTATTGACTTCGACACCCAATACTGGACACGGCAGTAAAAGTGTATCGATGGCAATTCCAATACCTCACATTACCATAGGGGTTATTATGTAGAAAAGCGGCGTGGTATAGCTATGAGCGTAAAAATTGGGGCTATAGTATTGTTCGATATTTGGTTTTCTATGCGAATCTTTATTGGCGTGTGGCTGGTAGCAGTGGGTGACGATGACCGAAGCGACTCCAGAGACTGATGGAGCGGTCGAATCGATTACGCCCACAGAATTGAAAGCACGAATCGACGACGGTGAAGACGTGTTCCTCCTCGACGCCCGCTCGGAAGGAGACTATGCGGAGTGGCATATCGATGGGGAGACCGTCGACATCGTGAACTATCCGTATTTCCAGCTCCTCGACGGGATCCCGGAGGACTTGCTCGCCGATCTCCCAAGGGATCAGACGGTTACCGTCCTCTGTGCGAAAGGCGGGTCAAGCGAGATGATCGCCGAGTCGCTCGAAGCCGAGGGCTACGACGTCAACCATCTCGAACACGGTATGAAGGGCTGGGCGCGCATCTACGAATACACGGAACTCGACGTTGATATCGACGCCACAGTCGCCCAGTACCAGCGTCCATCCAGTGGGTGCCTCGCGTATCTCGTTGCTTCGGACGGTGAAGCGGCTCTTATCGATCCACTTCGCGCGTTCACTGACCAGTATCTTCAGGACCTCCGACTGTTCGGGGCTGACCTCAAATACGCTCTAGATACGCACATCCACGCGGATCACATCTCTGGGATTCGCGAACTCGCTACGGAGACCGGGGCGTCCGCGGTTCTCCCCACGCCCGCAGCTGACCGCGGTGTCGGCTACGACCTCGAGTACGAAACTATCGGTGACGGCCAGAGACTCACCGTTGGAAATGTCGAACTCGAAGCGATCCACACGCCCGGGCACACGACCGGCATGACTGCCTACCGGGTCGGAGACGTGCTGTTCACCGGCGATGGCCTCTTCACCGAAAGTGTTGCCCGTCCGGACCTGGAGGACCCGGAGGCTGCGAGGAACGCCGCTCGGACGCTGTACGAAAGTCTCCACGAGAAGGTCCTCCCCCTCCCTGACGAGACGGTCATCGCACCTGCACACTTCAGCGATGCAGCGACACCGACCGACGATGGTACCTACACAGCTACACTCGGCGACCTCCGCGAACGCATGGACGCTCTTTCGATGAGCGAAGAAGCGTTCGTCGAGTTCATCGTCGCCGACATGCCACCCCGGCCGGCCAACTACGAGGAGATCATTGCGACGAACCTCGGTCAGGCGGCACCGGACGACGATCGAGCGTTCGAACTCGAGCTCGGTCCGAACAACTGTGCGGCCAGCGACGAGGCGCTCACCAACTGATGATGGAGTCAATCATACCACTGCTCGCGGTCGGTGAACTCTTCCCCCGAGGAATCACGCCGTATCTCCTCGGTGGACTGCTCGTTGGACTCGGAGCCGCGATCATCTACCTTGCCACGGGCATCATCGCGGGTGCGAGTACGTTTCTCGAGTCGACGCTATCGTACGTCTCGGACGTGCCGCGGTTCAATCGCTTCAAATACGTCCAGTCGCGCGGGTGGCGGCTGGTATTCACCGCCGGTATCATCAGCGGTGCGGCGATCTGGGGGCTCGTGTTGCACCCCGGTATCTGGACGACCGATGTCCAGTGGTGGCGACTGCTCGGCGGGGGTTTCCTCGTCGGCGTCGGCACCCGCCTCGGAAAGGGGTGTACCTCCGGGCACGGTGTTTGCGGCGTCGGATCGCTATCTAATACGTCACTCGTGAACGTCGCCACCTTCCTTGTCGTCGCCATCGGGACGGCACAGCTAGTCCAAGCCCTGGGGGTGTCGCCGTAATGGCTGAGACCGTGCGCAGTCCGTGGTTTCTCCCCGTCATCTACGTCGGTGGGCTCGTCTTCGGGCTCGGGTTGGCAATCAGCGGGATGGCCCGCCCCGAAGTCGTGCTCGATTTCCTCCAGTTCGAGGATTTCGGTCTACTCTTCGTGATGGGCGGAGCCGCAGTCGTGACCGGGATTACGTTCGCAATTGCGACACGCTCGCTCAACCGCGCGCCGCTGACCGGAAGCGAGTACACGCGCCGTCTCAAGGACTTCGATCGCAACGTCCTCGTCGGTGGTGGTATCTTCGGCGTTGGCTGGGGCCTCTCCGGCATCTGTCCTGGGGCCGCATACGCAAGTATCGGTATCGGGAACTACCCCATCCTCTGGTCCATCGTCGGCATGTTCCTCGGTGCGTACGCACAGGGCTACTGGCGGACGCTCCGTGCCGGAGATGCCGCTGACGGGGTTGAATCGACGGCTGATTGAATATCATGTTCAAACTGAATCACCCATCACACCTACAGCAATGGTATAGCGTCAAAATGACTCGATCACACAAAACTCTAGGTGGCAAGTGAAATGTTCGGTATCGAAACGCTGAGCAGTACCTCACAGGCAGCGGCACAAATCGGTCTCGTCCTCGCCGAGTCGATTGTGCTGTACGTGGGCTACGGCGCGCTCACGCAAGCGGTCGGTCCGACGGTACTCGATACACTCGGTGGTGAGTAATAATGGACGTGTTCGGAATGAGCCTCCTGTTGATTCTCGCGTTCGTCGGCTTCGGCCTGATGATCGGGACGCTCTTCGGCTTCTTCGGTATGGGTGGATCGTTCCTTGTTACGCCGGCGCTGTTGGTCATTGGCTACCCGGCCGAGGTCGCCGTCGGAAGCGGCCTTGCGTTCGTCTTCGGGACGAGCGTCATCGGTGCGATCAAACATCGCGACCACGGGCACGTTGATTACAAACTCGCGGCCATCATGACTGTCGCCATGACGATCGGCATCGAGGCTGGGAAGTACGTGGTTCTCTTCCTCAAAGCGACGGGCCAGGCGGATCTGATCATCAGTATCGCGTACGTCGGTCTACTGGCCATCGTCGGTCTGTTCACCCTCCGGGACGCTCGTTCGACGGATGACGAATCCAGCGTCGATCTGTCCGAAACGGTACAGGGAATCGAGCTTCCACCGATAGTCACCTTACGCGGTGACATCCAGGTGTCAGGTGTCATCATCTTCGCCGTAGGGCTGGCTGTCGGTGTCCTCTCCGGATTCCTCGGTGTCGGAGGCGGCTTCTTGTTGATGCCCGCCATGATGTATGGCCTCGGTGTTCCAGCTGCAGTCGCCGTCGGAACGGATATCCTACAGATCACCATCTCAGGAGCGTACGGTGCGTTCTCGTATGCACAGGCCGACGCCGTCGCACTTCCCGTCGTCGGTGCGATGCTGATCGGGAGCGCCCTCGGTGCTCGCATCGGTGCCGGCGCGACGGATCTCGTCGACGAAGATGACATCAAGGGCTACTTCGCCGCGATGTTGCTCGCGGGGAGCCTCGCTGTCAGTGCGAAGCAACTCGGCACCGCGTACGGAATTGAGGCGCTGAACACCGTGAGTATCGTGCTCATCTTCGGTGCAGCGCTACTCGTGAGCAGTGCTGTCGTCCTCGCCGCGATCTGTCGGCTCCGAGGGGATGCTACCGGAACGTGGTGCCGGCTGACCACATCGTAGCGTACAGTCTTGTACCGACTATACAAACGTTTTTACGAACTAGGGACGTACACTCGAGTATCGTATGACCGATTCGATGAGTGAAATGCTCCGCCAGGACATGACCTGTGAGGGCCTGCTGGAGTGTTTCCACGGGACGAAGGAACTCGACAAGGACGTGTTCGGATTGCTTGTAGAGAGTTCTGAGCCCCTCACTGTCGACGAAATCGCCGAGCGTATCGACCGTGAGCGGTCGACGGCGTATCGGGCCGTCCAACGACTTATGCAGGCCGGGTTCGTCCAGAAAGAACAGATCAACTACGATCAGGGCGGCTACTATCACGTCTACCGACCGACTGACCCCGACAAAATCGCTGACGACATGCAGCGGATGCTCAACGACTGGTACGCGAAAATGGGGCAACTAATCGGCGAGTTCCGCGAGAAGTACGACCAGCAGATGGCCGATCCGGTCGCGGCCGAACAGTGACGCTACACGAAGTCTTGCTGACGTTCCGTATTCCCCTCTTGAGACGGATCGACCACCCAGTATAGCAGGTATGGCCGAAGATTCTCCCACCCACCCCCTTTTCGCAGCTCTCTACGATCCGGTAACGGCAGTCGCCGAACGAACGGTTCTCCGTCCCCATCGAGAGTATCTTGTTCGTAACCTTACGGGGCGTGTACTTGACCTGGGTGCTGGGACCGGTGCGATGTTCCCGTACTTTTCAAACTCCGAGGCTGCCTCCTTGCACGCGATCGAACCTGACCCCCATATGCGAAAACAGGCCGAATCGAAGGCGAGCGAGCTTGACTTAGAGATCGATATCGGCGACGCGAGTGCCGAGTCGTTACCGTACGGAGACGACCAGTTCGACACCGTGGTCGCCTCGATGGTGTTCTGTACGATCACCGACGTGGAAGCGGCTCTCGCGGAAGTTCATCGGGTCCTGAAGCCGGGCGGTGAGTTCCGGTTTCTCGAACACGTCCACGCTGACGGATGGCGAGCTACTGTCCAGAACGTACTGGCACCGCTGTGGCGGCGAATCGCGGGGGGGTGCCATCTGAACCGACAGACGATCTCTCAGTTCACGGCCACCCCAGAATTCGATACTCTCGAGATCGAACGCCTCGATGTCGGGATGACGCCGGTCTGGCCGTTCGTCCGCGGTCGCCTCCGAAAACGCGAGTGATTGAAGTTCAACTAGGTTATAGTACCGCTCTCGGGTCGATAGCTGTATCCAGCTGTGCTTTTTGCCCAACTCTGAGAACGGACGTCGTCTCTTGAACTAATCCGTTTCAGTCGTCGTCGAAGATGTCGACGCCGCTGGCATCATTCCTCGGCGGACAGTCATGATGACGCCGCTAGCGAGCATCAGGACGGCGATAGCGACCATCCCGCCGTCGACGGTCGCCACTCCGGACGCCATACCGCCGTTCATTCCCGATCCCATCCCGGAATCCATCCCACTTCCCATGGGATCCCGCGTCAGCATGAGTCCCTGATTCAACAGCATTAGCACCGCGTACCCGATCATAAGTGGTCCGCTCGCCGTGCCGAGCCGAGTGGCTACCGGAGTGAGGAGGACGACACCGTGGATCACGACGA from Haladaptatus paucihalophilus DX253 includes:
- a CDS encoding sulfite exporter TauE/SafE family protein, which gives rise to MSLLLILAFVGFGLMIGTLFGFFGMGGSFLVTPALLVIGYPAEVAVGSGLAFVFGTSVIGAIKHRDHGHVDYKLAAIMTVAMTIGIEAGKYVVLFLKATGQADLIISIAYVGLLAIVGLFTLRDARSTDDESSVDLSETVQGIELPPIVTLRGDIQVSGVIIFAVGLAVGVLSGFLGVGGGFLLMPAMMYGLGVPAAVAVGTDILQITISGAYGAFSYAQADAVALPVVGAMLIGSALGARIGAGATDLVDEDDIKGYFAAMLLAGSLAVSAKQLGTAYGIEALNTVSIVLIFGAALLVSSAVVLAAICRLRGDATGTWCRLTTS
- a CDS encoding sulfurtransferase TusA family protein, whose protein sequence is MMEDEIAESLDVKGQNCPMPVVKTKQAVDQLATDDVLEVLATDPGSMSDLAGWAETTDGVELLDQEEGDDVYKHYVRKTE
- a CDS encoding DUF7512 family protein, with protein sequence MFGIETLSSTSQAAAQIGLVLAESIVLYVGYGALTQAVGPTVLDTLGGE
- a CDS encoding MBL fold metallo-hydrolase, with protein sequence MTEATPETDGAVESITPTELKARIDDGEDVFLLDARSEGDYAEWHIDGETVDIVNYPYFQLLDGIPEDLLADLPRDQTVTVLCAKGGSSEMIAESLEAEGYDVNHLEHGMKGWARIYEYTELDVDIDATVAQYQRPSSGCLAYLVASDGEAALIDPLRAFTDQYLQDLRLFGADLKYALDTHIHADHISGIRELATETGASAVLPTPAADRGVGYDLEYETIGDGQRLTVGNVELEAIHTPGHTTGMTAYRVGDVLFTGDGLFTESVARPDLEDPEAARNAARTLYESLHEKVLPLPDETVIAPAHFSDAATPTDDGTYTATLGDLRERMDALSMSEEAFVEFIVADMPPRPANYEEIIATNLGQAAPDDDRAFELELGPNNCAASDEALTN
- a CDS encoding DUF6691 family protein, whose product is MAETVRSPWFLPVIYVGGLVFGLGLAISGMARPEVVLDFLQFEDFGLLFVMGGAAVVTGITFAIATRSLNRAPLTGSEYTRRLKDFDRNVLVGGGIFGVGWGLSGICPGAAYASIGIGNYPILWSIVGMFLGAYAQGYWRTLRAGDAADGVESTAD
- a CDS encoding YeeE/YedE family protein, whose product is MESIIPLLAVGELFPRGITPYLLGGLLVGLGAAIIYLATGIIAGASTFLESTLSYVSDVPRFNRFKYVQSRGWRLVFTAGIISGAAIWGLVLHPGIWTTDVQWWRLLGGGFLVGVGTRLGKGCTSGHGVCGVGSLSNTSLVNVATFLVVAIGTAQLVQALGVSP
- a CDS encoding class I SAM-dependent methyltransferase → MAEDSPTHPLFAALYDPVTAVAERTVLRPHREYLVRNLTGRVLDLGAGTGAMFPYFSNSEAASLHAIEPDPHMRKQAESKASELDLEIDIGDASAESLPYGDDQFDTVVASMVFCTITDVEAALAEVHRVLKPGGEFRFLEHVHADGWRATVQNVLAPLWRRIAGGCHLNRQTISQFTATPEFDTLEIERLDVGMTPVWPFVRGRLRKRE
- a CDS encoding helix-turn-helix domain-containing protein; amino-acid sequence: MTDSMSEMLRQDMTCEGLLECFHGTKELDKDVFGLLVESSEPLTVDEIAERIDRERSTAYRAVQRLMQAGFVQKEQINYDQGGYYHVYRPTDPDKIADDMQRMLNDWYAKMGQLIGEFREKYDQQMADPVAAEQ
- a CDS encoding DsrE/DsrF/DrsH-like family protein — protein: MSTETNDGTQTSTETGETTDTLSREELQARIEQLETRLATVENTTGDDQQKMSIIATKGTLDMAYPPLILASTAAAFGYEVTVFHTFWGLDILHEERSKKLKLSSVGNPNMPVPNVVGALPGMDRVTTKMMEKQIKDNDTATIEELIETSLEMGVEFQACQMTIDLMDYDEADFYDGVTTGVGAATAIQDMAESDIQLLI